In one Fibrobacterota bacterium genomic region, the following are encoded:
- a CDS encoding radical SAM protein — protein sequence MNPNRPEGARIAVLFLQPQCNMTCRFCITQDGFSAMHPEDVFPLLDGLARSGIGNVIFGGGEPLAWPHDLLGPARYAKRLGMTVQVGTNGIALRPRIMQSPVLDRFILPLESADPHVHDRLRHARGGHHALILDRLEALAELGREVTLSTVITRVNRKGLMGLAEWIADYRARGGHLHAWHLYRFLARGRGGAVSGKELGTRREEYQSDCEAVKSRFPELPILKRPDMTRSRAVGFYWMENGQVRWSGPHGAPAMRKEMRQAAVA from the coding sequence ATGAATCCGAATCGCCCGGAAGGCGCCCGCATCGCCGTCCTGTTCCTGCAGCCGCAATGCAATATGACCTGCCGCTTTTGCATCACGCAAGACGGCTTCTCGGCCATGCATCCGGAGGACGTTTTCCCCCTGCTGGATGGATTGGCGCGCTCAGGCATCGGGAACGTCATCTTCGGCGGCGGCGAGCCGCTGGCATGGCCCCATGATCTTCTCGGCCCGGCCCGCTATGCCAAACGTTTGGGCATGACCGTTCAGGTAGGCACCAACGGCATCGCGCTCAGGCCTCGTATCATGCAGTCCCCCGTCTTGGATCGCTTCATCCTGCCTTTGGAATCGGCGGATCCGCATGTCCACGATCGCCTGCGCCACGCCCGCGGCGGCCACCACGCGTTGATCCTCGATCGCCTGGAAGCCTTGGCCGAGCTTGGCCGCGAGGTCACCCTATCCACGGTGATCACCCGCGTGAACCGGAAAGGGCTGATGGGCCTGGCCGAATGGATCGCGGATTATCGCGCGCGCGGCGGCCATTTGCATGCGTGGCATCTATATCGATTCCTGGCGCGAGGCCGCGGCGGCGCGGTTTCCGGGAAAGAGCTGGGAACGCGGCGGGAGGAGTACCAGTCCGATTGCGAGGCGGTGAAGTCACGCTTTCCCGAACTGCCGATCCTCAAGCGGCCGGACATGACCCGTTCGCGCGCCGTCGGTTTCTATTGGATGGAAAACGGCCAAGTTCGTTGGTCGGGTCCCCATGGAGCGCCCGCGATGCGTAAGGAGATGAGGCAGGCCGCCGTCGCCTGA
- a CDS encoding response regulator has translation MSAGYEILMVDDSRTVKSVITKCLNLSGIPIAALREAGNGKEGLDLARERKPDLIFADLNMPVMGGLEMIAALKDDASLRDVPIVVISTEGSDERIGGLKERGIAAFLRKPFRPEALKALVVQILGVENG, from the coding sequence ATGAGCGCCGGATACGAAATCCTGATGGTGGACGATAGCCGCACGGTGAAGAGCGTCATTACCAAATGCCTGAACTTGTCGGGCATCCCGATCGCCGCTTTGCGCGAGGCGGGGAACGGCAAGGAGGGGTTGGACCTGGCGCGGGAGCGGAAGCCCGATCTCATCTTCGCCGATCTCAACATGCCCGTCATGGGCGGATTGGAAATGATCGCGGCCTTGAAGGACGACGCGTCCTTGCGGGACGTCCCCATCGTGGTCATCTCCACCGAAGGCAGCGATGAACGCATCGGCGGACTCAAGGAGCGCGGCATCGCCGCCTTCTTGCGGAAGCCATTCCGGCCCGAGGCCTTAAAGGCGCTCGTGGTCCAGATACTGGGAGTCGAAAATGGATAA
- a CDS encoding chemotaxis protein CheX, protein MDNQQREAVLSTVPAILEQQAFLFADALSQGGFKAQGEEYLAASLVFDGPSRGGALAAFPESLARELAANLLGAEPGDEKSAEHAGDALGEFLNVACGHLLTTLFGTGTAFNLGSPRIFGFPSAVADLLARKSDVMAFEIDGVPILFQACFCAPYDPEEALHA, encoded by the coding sequence ATGGATAATCAGCAACGCGAAGCGGTCTTGAGCACGGTCCCCGCCATATTAGAGCAACAGGCTTTCCTATTCGCCGACGCGCTTTCCCAGGGCGGTTTCAAGGCCCAAGGAGAAGAATACCTGGCGGCATCCCTCGTCTTCGACGGCCCGTCGCGCGGCGGGGCCTTGGCCGCTTTCCCGGAGTCCTTGGCCCGGGAGTTGGCCGCCAACCTGTTGGGCGCCGAGCCCGGGGACGAAAAGTCCGCCGAACATGCCGGCGACGCCTTGGGCGAATTCCTGAACGTCGCCTGCGGACACCTGCTTACCACTTTATTTGGTACTGGAACCGCTTTCAATCTCGGGTCCCCGCGCATCTTCGGCTTCCCTTCGGCCGTGGCCGATCTGCTGGCGCGCAAATCGGACGTGATGGCTTTCGAGATCGACGGCGTGCCCATCCTTTTCCAGGCATGCTTCTGCGCGCCCTACGACCCGGAAGAAGCCCTCCATGCTTAA
- a CDS encoding TIGR01212 family radical SAM protein (This family includes YhcC from E. coli K-12, an uncharacterized radical SAM protein.), which translates to MRHTSYASVLARKGFAGRRIRKVTLNGGFTCPNLDGTKGRGGCTFCDNRAFSPVAGSRRIPIAEQLGSGIAFHRDRSRVDGFIAYFQPFSGTYAPVERLESLYRQALAHPDVVGLSIGTRPDCVDAKVADLLSRLSAETFLTLELGLQSAHDSSLRRINRGHCFAEFAQAMDLCSGRGFDLCVHLILGLPGEGPDQFRATADALRPWRFESVKIHPLHAVRGTVLGADYLSGIWAPLGSEDYVAGLADVLERTPAQVGVQRLSGDAPPGMLLAPLWCRDKDALRAALESEFARRGTWQGFALGEASPEAASPEAASPEAARELVLGNPNSSEKGHAFSPA; encoded by the coding sequence ATGCGCCATACATCGTACGCGTCCGTGCTGGCGCGCAAGGGATTCGCGGGCCGCCGTATCCGGAAGGTTACCCTCAACGGCGGGTTCACCTGCCCCAACCTGGACGGGACCAAGGGCCGGGGCGGATGCACCTTCTGCGATAACCGCGCCTTTTCGCCGGTGGCCGGCAGCCGCCGCATTCCCATCGCCGAGCAATTGGGTTCCGGCATAGCCTTCCATCGCGACCGCTCCCGCGTGGACGGCTTCATCGCTTATTTCCAGCCCTTCTCGGGCACCTACGCCCCCGTGGAGCGCCTGGAAAGCCTGTACCGCCAGGCCTTGGCCCATCCCGATGTGGTGGGCCTGTCCATCGGCACGCGTCCCGATTGCGTGGACGCCAAGGTCGCCGACCTGCTGTCCCGCCTGAGCGCGGAAACCTTTCTGACCCTGGAGTTGGGCCTGCAATCGGCCCATGACTCCAGCCTCCGGCGCATCAACCGCGGCCACTGCTTCGCGGAGTTCGCCCAAGCCATGGACCTCTGCTCCGGCCGCGGATTCGATCTTTGCGTGCATCTGATCCTGGGGCTCCCCGGCGAAGGCCCCGATCAGTTCCGCGCCACCGCGGATGCCCTGCGGCCCTGGCGCTTCGAATCGGTCAAGATCCATCCCTTGCATGCCGTGCGCGGGACGGTCCTGGGCGCGGATTATCTGTCCGGCATTTGGGCGCCCTTGGGCTCGGAAGATTACGTCGCCGGCCTCGCCGATGTCCTGGAACGCACCCCGGCCCAGGTCGGCGTGCAACGCTTGTCCGGGGACGCGCCGCCGGGAATGCTGCTCGCCCCCCTATGGTGTCGGGACAAGGATGCGCTCCGCGCCGCTTTGGAAAGCGAATTCGCGCGTCGGGGCACCTGGCAAGGCTTCGCGCTGGGCGAAGCTTCCCCAGAAGCCGCCTCCCCGGAGGCCGCTTCCCCGGAGGCCGCGCGGGAGCTTGTCCTGGGCAATCCGAATAGTTCCGAAAAGGGCCATGCCTTCTCACCCGCTTAG
- a CDS encoding cytochrome C — translation MRALAYGAAALALLCAGGLGLSYLRKDRVFEAPARSFTASRDSAVIAHGRYLVYGPGHCADCHAAPEAKAIVDGGGGTPGAGTPGGEAPLTGGYVLRTFLGEMRATNLTSDVATGLGAVPDSLLARFFRTGIDHRGHVGLPVMQYPDLSDADLLAIVSYLRTLPPVTHEVPPSRYNAMGWITKAWFLGPFSGERPAPAGPPAAPSAEWGGYLANSLATCASCHTARNMKTGEFTGPRFAGGLVLRKADYPTQVVVSPNLTPDPRTGIITGWTREQFVARFHRGKVRQWSPMPWGPFSRMTDFDLESIYLYLHGLEPVDRVGGE, via the coding sequence TTGCGCGCCCTCGCATACGGGGCCGCCGCTTTGGCGCTCTTATGCGCCGGGGGCTTGGGCTTATCCTATCTGCGAAAAGATCGCGTGTTCGAGGCGCCCGCCCGGTCCTTTACGGCCTCGCGGGATTCGGCGGTTATCGCCCACGGGCGTTATCTCGTCTATGGACCTGGGCATTGCGCCGACTGCCATGCCGCGCCGGAGGCAAAAGCGATTGTCGATGGGGGCGGCGGGACGCCGGGCGCCGGGACGCCGGGCGGGGAAGCGCCTCTGACCGGCGGGTACGTCTTACGGACCTTCCTGGGCGAAATGCGCGCGACCAACCTCACCTCCGACGTCGCTACGGGCCTGGGCGCGGTTCCCGATTCCCTCTTGGCCCGCTTCTTCCGCACCGGCATCGACCACCGCGGGCACGTGGGCCTCCCCGTCATGCAATACCCGGACCTTTCCGATGCCGATCTTCTCGCCATCGTTTCCTACCTGCGTACCTTGCCCCCCGTAACCCACGAGGTACCCCCGAGCCGGTACAACGCCATGGGCTGGATCACCAAGGCCTGGTTCCTGGGGCCATTCTCCGGGGAGCGACCCGCCCCGGCGGGCCCGCCGGCCGCGCCTTCGGCGGAATGGGGCGGCTACCTGGCCAATTCCCTGGCCACTTGCGCATCCTGCCATACGGCCCGGAACATGAAGACGGGGGAATTCACCGGACCCCGATTCGCGGGCGGCCTGGTCCTTCGCAAGGCCGACTATCCTACGCAGGTGGTGGTCAGCCCGAACCTCACCCCCGATCCTCGCACGGGCATCATCACCGGTTGGACCCGCGAACAGTTCGTGGCCCGCTTCCACCGGGGCAAGGTGAGGCAATGGAGCCCGATGCCCTGGGGGCCGTTCAGCCGCATGACCGATTTCGATCTTGAGTCGATCTACCTGTATCTGCATGGGCTGGAACCCGTGGATCGGGTTGGTGGCGAGTAA
- a CDS encoding chemotaxis response regulator protein-glutamate methylesterase: MLNQTVPSRPIKVLVVDDSAIVRKVLTQELGREGDIEVVGAAPDPFVARDMIVQLEPDVITLDIEMPRMDGLTFLRRLMQFRPMPVVVVSSLTPRGGEIALEAMDAGAVEVVCKPGAAYAVGEMAVELRDKVRAAAHVRVARREEAKKAPSASPLGRLSLSRTTHSVVAIGASTGGTQALQAVLTALPANAPGILIVQHMPEHFTRSFATRLDTLCAMEVKEAEDGDSVVPGRVLIAPGNHHMELMRDGAAYRAVVRGGPQVSRHRPSVDVLFHSVARYAGRNAVGVILTGMGHDGAEGLLAMRQAGAATLAQDEASCVVFGMPKEAIAFGAAEKVASLDLIPARILEAAARKDRGE, encoded by the coding sequence ATGCTTAACCAAACCGTTCCATCCCGGCCCATCAAGGTCCTCGTCGTCGACGATTCGGCCATCGTCCGCAAGGTCCTGACCCAAGAGCTGGGCCGGGAAGGCGATATCGAAGTCGTGGGCGCGGCCCCGGATCCCTTCGTGGCCCGGGATATGATCGTCCAGTTGGAACCGGACGTGATTACCCTCGACATCGAGATGCCGCGCATGGACGGCCTTACTTTCTTGCGGCGGCTGATGCAGTTCCGCCCCATGCCGGTCGTCGTCGTTTCCTCGTTGACGCCGCGCGGCGGCGAAATCGCTTTGGAGGCCATGGACGCCGGCGCCGTGGAAGTGGTTTGCAAGCCGGGGGCGGCCTATGCCGTCGGCGAGATGGCGGTGGAGTTGCGCGACAAGGTGCGCGCGGCGGCCCACGTGCGGGTGGCCCGGCGCGAAGAAGCGAAAAAGGCTCCGTCCGCCTCGCCTTTAGGCCGCCTGTCCCTGTCGCGTACCACCCATTCCGTCGTCGCCATCGGCGCTTCGACGGGCGGCACGCAAGCGTTGCAAGCCGTGCTCACCGCGCTGCCCGCCAACGCGCCCGGCATCCTCATCGTGCAGCACATGCCCGAGCATTTCACCCGCTCTTTCGCGACCCGCCTGGATACGCTTTGCGCGATGGAGGTCAAGGAAGCGGAAGACGGGGATTCGGTGGTTCCGGGCCGCGTGCTCATCGCCCCGGGCAACCACCATATGGAACTGATGCGGGACGGGGCGGCCTACCGCGCCGTCGTCCGGGGCGGCCCCCAGGTCAGCCGCCACCGCCCTTCCGTCGACGTACTTTTCCATTCCGTGGCCCGCTATGCCGGCCGCAACGCGGTGGGCGTCATCCTCACCGGCATGGGCCACGACGGGGCCGAAGGCCTGCTCGCCATGCGGCAGGCGGGCGCCGCGACCCTGGCGCAGGACGAAGCCAGTTGCGTGGTATTCGGGATGCCTAAGGAAGCGATCGCCTTTGGCGCGGCCGAGAAGGTCGCGTCGCTGGATTTGATCCCGGCCCGTATCCTGGAGGCGGCGGCCCGTAAGGATCGCGGGGAGTAG
- a CDS encoding chemotaxis protein CheD, giving the protein MMRTVGISEMAISHSPEETLITYSLGSCVGLSLYDAKAGVGGLIHSMLPLSKIDPAKAAANPPMFVDTGVPALLQALFDLGARKGSLVAKVAGGSAIMDEKGIFNIGERNCTVLRKLLWKNDILVSGEDTGGSVPRTMSLRMATGQTVLKIAGREVEL; this is encoded by the coding sequence ATGATGCGTACGGTAGGCATATCGGAAATGGCCATCTCCCATTCCCCCGAGGAAACCCTGATCACCTATTCCCTTGGTTCTTGCGTGGGGTTGTCCCTGTATGACGCCAAGGCCGGCGTGGGCGGGCTCATCCATAGCATGCTACCCTTGTCCAAGATCGACCCGGCCAAGGCCGCGGCCAATCCGCCCATGTTCGTGGATACGGGCGTGCCCGCCTTGCTGCAGGCGCTCTTCGACCTGGGCGCGCGCAAAGGCAGCCTGGTGGCCAAGGTCGCCGGCGGCTCGGCCATCATGGACGAGAAGGGCATCTTCAACATCGGCGAACGCAATTGCACGGTGCTGCGCAAGCTGCTTTGGAAGAACGACATCCTGGTTTCGGGGGAAGACACGGGGGGCAGCGTGCCCCGCACCATGAGCCTCAGGATGGCCACGGGCCAGACCGTACTTAAGATCGCCGGGCGGGAGGTGGAACTATGA
- a CDS encoding protein-glutamate O-methyltransferase CheR: MQLKPREFARFRDIVYDACGIALSEGKESLVSARIGKRMRQLGLEEFGTYLDLLKEDAAGDEMIHMLDAISTNTTSFFREPEHFEFITENVTRWRAEGQSRFRIWSAASSSGEEPYTLAMTLAECGLGPGTDTRILATDISTRILAAAHAGIYPLSKLDGIPRAYLNRWFEPAPEAETPSVAVRASLKSLISFQRLNLSQPPFPMKGPFDLILVRNVMIYFDGPTREALIRECYRLLRPGGFLLVGHAESLNGLNTGFACLRPSIYGKAR, encoded by the coding sequence ATGCAACTCAAGCCCCGAGAATTCGCGCGCTTCCGGGACATCGTCTATGACGCTTGCGGCATCGCCCTGAGCGAAGGCAAGGAATCCCTGGTCAGCGCCCGCATCGGCAAACGGATGCGGCAATTGGGCTTGGAGGAATTCGGGACCTACCTGGATCTCCTGAAAGAGGACGCCGCCGGCGACGAGATGATCCACATGTTGGATGCCATCTCCACCAACACCACCAGTTTTTTCCGCGAGCCAGAGCATTTCGAGTTCATCACCGAAAACGTGACCCGCTGGCGCGCCGAAGGGCAAAGCCGATTCCGCATCTGGTCGGCGGCCAGCTCTTCGGGCGAAGAGCCCTACACCTTGGCGATGACCCTGGCCGAATGCGGGCTCGGCCCCGGCACCGATACGCGCATCCTGGCCACCGACATTTCCACCCGCATCCTCGCCGCCGCCCACGCCGGAATCTATCCGCTCTCTAAGCTGGATGGGATCCCGCGGGCTTACCTCAACCGCTGGTTCGAACCCGCTCCCGAAGCCGAGACGCCTTCCGTGGCGGTACGCGCGTCGCTCAAATCCCTCATCTCCTTCCAGCGCCTGAACCTGTCGCAGCCCCCCTTTCCCATGAAGGGGCCCTTCGACCTCATCCTCGTGCGTAACGTCATGATCTATTTCGACGGCCCCACCCGCGAGGCGCTGATACGCGAATGCTATCGCTTGCTGCGGCCGGGCGGATTCTTGCTTGTGGGGCATGCCGAAAGCCTGAACGGGCTGAACACCGGATTCGCCTGCCTGAGGCCGTCCATCTACGGAAAGGCCAGGTAG